In a genomic window of Lentisphaerota bacterium:
- a CDS encoding ribose-phosphate pyrophosphokinase — translation MRIFSGTANPALAERIAVCLQTDLGAVDIRRFPDGETFVKIQDNIRGKDVFVVQSVCRPPNEMLMELLIMIDAMQRASAARITAVLPYFGYARQDRKDQPRVPITAKLVANLLVAAGANRVLAMDLHSQQIQGFFDIPVDHLYAAPIMVKYLREKRLSKPLVVSPDTGGVKVAYAYSQMLGTGLAIVAKQRLGPTEVDAFSVVGNVEGCDVILVDDLATTCGTLCAAAKILKEHGAASVRAAVTHGTLTEQGLQRLKNSCIEELVVTDTVPMIESDGFPVTVLSVAELLGEAIMRIHNDQSVSSLFRL, via the coding sequence ATGCGGATTTTTTCCGGAACGGCCAATCCGGCTTTGGCCGAGCGGATCGCGGTCTGCCTGCAGACCGACCTCGGCGCGGTCGACATCCGCCGTTTTCCGGATGGCGAGACCTTCGTCAAGATCCAGGACAACATCCGGGGCAAGGATGTGTTTGTCGTCCAGTCGGTGTGCCGGCCGCCCAACGAGATGCTCATGGAGTTGCTGATCATGATTGACGCGATGCAGCGGGCCTCCGCGGCGCGCATCACCGCCGTCCTGCCGTATTTCGGCTACGCCCGCCAGGACCGCAAGGATCAGCCCCGCGTGCCGATCACGGCCAAGCTGGTGGCCAACTTGCTGGTGGCGGCGGGCGCGAACCGCGTGCTGGCGATGGACCTGCACTCCCAGCAAATTCAGGGATTCTTTGATATTCCGGTGGACCACCTGTACGCCGCGCCGATCATGGTGAAGTATCTGCGCGAGAAAAGGCTGAGCAAGCCGCTTGTCGTGAGCCCCGATACCGGTGGGGTGAAAGTGGCTTACGCCTATTCGCAGATGCTGGGCACGGGCCTCGCTATCGTTGCGAAGCAGCGTCTGGGTCCAACGGAGGTGGATGCCTTCAGCGTTGTCGGCAACGTGGAAGGCTGCGACGTGATCCTGGTCGACGACCTGGCAACGACGTGCGGCACGTTGTGTGCGGCCGCGAAAATCCTCAAGGAGCATGGCGCGGCGAGCGTCCGCGCCGCCGTGACGCACGGCACCCTGACGGAGCAGGGCCTGCAGCGGCTGAAGAACTCGTGCATCGAGGAGCTGGTGGTGACGGACACGGTGCCGATGATCGAAAGTGATGGCTTTCCGGTTACGGTCCTTTCGGTTGCCGAACTGCTCGGCGAGGCCATCATGCGCATCCACAACGACCAATCCGTCAGCTCGCTGTTCCGCCTGTAG
- a CDS encoding DUF1679 domain-containing protein: MQKKIEQAVVLAAGFGERLRPLTERMPKPLLPMWGVSLLERTLRALEAAGVREVAVNLHWMAEPLQAALRGRRGPAAIRFSPEPEILGTGGALRPLQDWLGDAPFWLVNGDIVWHADLTPLVTAFDARGRIAAAWLDPRRGPRTVACGPRGDIETYRSPAPQSPGTATFCGVQLVSPALFDFFPDTKTFSIVEAYERAQAAGRSVAGVRIAKSYWCDAGTAERYLQAHGDLKHLAARSHPAGAAYDPTLDTYPTPSRSFCCDLTGRGLRAPGSVLLPGAEIGPGGRVRHSVVQQAVVTRPVADGVVVPATACGEAVMPRVLEALGWPDAAAVFLGRRGSARRFWRLMPPGDGPGAIVVIASRERPENARYAGHAALLAEAGVPVPRVLADLSDADTVVLEDWGDRSLLQRMHRAGADPEALYEPALRATAALHTRATVLARLRGTAMEPAFDAVVYGWEHDLFEHQLVQGRHGLEGIGGAVREDLETLSRRLAGVPHVVVHRDLQSSNILFRGTRIALIDFQGMRLGPAAYDLASLLCDPYVALDDSARSLLLRRYAILSGDTRVLDVFSWAAVQRLLQALGAFARLDAMGLPFARHIPTALALAEEQAQTCGLRTLAGLLSRIADRERAKRTDSRKGAVV, from the coding sequence GTGCAGAAAAAAATTGAGCAGGCGGTTGTTCTGGCCGCAGGGTTTGGAGAACGGCTGCGGCCGCTGACGGAACGGATGCCCAAGCCGCTGCTGCCGATGTGGGGCGTGTCCTTGCTTGAGCGCACCCTCCGGGCGCTGGAGGCTGCCGGCGTGCGCGAAGTAGCGGTCAACCTCCATTGGATGGCTGAGCCCTTGCAGGCCGCTCTGCGCGGCCGGCGCGGACCGGCGGCCATCCGATTTTCGCCGGAGCCGGAGATTCTGGGAACGGGCGGGGCTTTGCGTCCGCTGCAGGACTGGCTGGGCGATGCGCCGTTCTGGCTGGTGAACGGCGACATTGTCTGGCACGCCGACCTGACACCGCTCGTCACGGCCTTTGACGCGCGCGGACGGATTGCGGCGGCCTGGCTGGACCCCCGACGGGGGCCGCGCACGGTGGCCTGCGGGCCGCGCGGCGATATTGAGACCTACCGAAGCCCCGCCCCGCAGAGCCCGGGCACGGCCACCTTCTGCGGCGTGCAGCTCGTCTCCCCCGCCCTGTTCGATTTCTTCCCCGACACGAAAACGTTCTCCATTGTTGAGGCCTACGAACGGGCGCAGGCCGCCGGGCGGTCCGTGGCGGGCGTGCGGATTGCGAAGAGCTACTGGTGCGATGCCGGCACCGCCGAGCGGTATCTGCAGGCGCACGGCGACCTCAAGCATCTGGCCGCTCGGAGTCATCCGGCTGGCGCGGCCTATGATCCGACCCTCGACACGTATCCGACACCCTCGCGTTCGTTCTGCTGCGACCTGACCGGCCGGGGTCTCCGGGCGCCCGGAAGCGTGCTGCTCCCCGGCGCCGAAATCGGCCCCGGCGGACGTGTGCGACACAGCGTGGTCCAACAGGCGGTGGTGACGCGGCCGGTCGCCGATGGCGTCGTCGTCCCGGCGACGGCCTGCGGCGAGGCGGTGATGCCGCGCGTGCTGGAGGCGCTCGGATGGCCGGACGCGGCGGCGGTTTTTCTCGGCAGGCGGGGCTCGGCCCGGCGCTTCTGGCGGCTCATGCCCCCCGGTGACGGACCCGGCGCCATCGTGGTGATTGCTTCGCGCGAACGTCCCGAAAACGCCCGCTATGCGGGTCATGCGGCGTTGCTGGCCGAGGCGGGCGTGCCGGTCCCGCGCGTGCTGGCCGATCTGTCCGACGCCGACACCGTGGTCCTGGAAGACTGGGGCGACCGCTCGCTGCTCCAGCGCATGCATCGGGCCGGAGCCGACCCTGAGGCGCTGTACGAACCGGCGCTTCGGGCAACAGCGGCGCTGCACACGCGTGCCACGGTCCTGGCGCGACTGCGCGGCACCGCGATGGAACCCGCCTTCGACGCGGTGGTGTACGGCTGGGAGCACGATCTCTTCGAACACCAGCTCGTCCAGGGGCGGCACGGCCTGGAGGGAATCGGCGGGGCGGTCCGGGAGGATTTGGAAACGCTTTCACGCCGGCTGGCGGGGGTGCCGCACGTCGTGGTTCACCGGGATCTCCAGTCCAGCAACATTCTCTTCCGAGGCACGCGGATCGCGCTGATTGATTTCCAAGGGATGCGTCTGGGTCCTGCGGCTTATGACCTCGCCTCGCTCCTGTGCGACCCCTATGTGGCACTGGACGATTCTGCGCGCTCGCTTCTGCTGCGCCGTTATGCTATCCTCTCCGGCGACACCCGCGTTCTCGACGTTTTTTCCTGGGCGGCCGTGCAACGGTTGCTGCAAGCGCTCGGCGCCTTTGCGCGGTTGGACGCGATGGGATTGCCGTTTGCGCGGCACATTCCGACGGCCCTGGCGCTTGCGGAAGAACAGGCGCAGACCTGCGGTCTGCGGACGCTGGCCGGGTTGCTCAGCCGCATTGCGGATCGGGAGCGCGCGAAGAGAACGGACAGCAGAAAGGGAGCGGTTGTTTGA
- the dnaB gene encoding replicative DNA helicase encodes MAHGSVTTAAAPALRVPPHNAEAERGVLGSILLDSTRVMDLCMAQGLLPESFHVPQNRTLFSILLEMQRANAVIDMITVSERLRASGLLQSPGGPALIEALVDQTPTSAHAEYYIELVHQKHLLRCIIDCAREAESACYENRQSADLVLSGTEQAFLNITDRQRGFVGAWPKAVNDTVAHISKLLDLGPGGISGLPTGLHNLDAKTRGLRAGEMIVLAARPSMGKTSLAMNIAECVALGQDINGRPLVGDHARPHPVAVFSLEMSQDALALRMLCGRAGVSSYKIESGMVSAKSVGDEITRAASKLSKAPLYVDDTGGLDVMEMRARARRMKKKYNIELVVIDYLQLLNCRDVARQGRQQETAAVSANLKAMAKELKIPVIVLSQLSRAPEQRRDKNERPKLSDLRDSGAIEQDADVALLLRRPCRNPNDDEYEDKLLAIVDVAKHRNGPTGEVRLNFNETLTRFYDRAPDHSAGADAEPDREDSGP; translated from the coding sequence ATGGCACACGGATCCGTCACGACTGCGGCGGCGCCCGCGCTGCGGGTGCCGCCGCACAATGCGGAGGCCGAGCGTGGCGTGCTGGGATCCATCCTGCTGGATTCGACCCGGGTGATGGATCTGTGTATGGCCCAGGGGCTGCTCCCCGAGTCGTTCCATGTGCCCCAGAATCGGACGCTGTTCTCGATTCTTCTGGAAATGCAGCGTGCCAATGCGGTGATCGACATGATCACCGTCAGCGAGCGGTTGCGGGCATCCGGGCTGCTGCAGAGCCCCGGCGGGCCGGCGCTGATTGAGGCGCTCGTTGACCAGACCCCCACCTCGGCCCATGCCGAGTATTACATCGAGCTGGTTCACCAGAAGCACCTGTTGCGCTGCATCATCGATTGCGCGCGCGAAGCGGAATCGGCCTGCTACGAAAACCGGCAGAGCGCCGATCTGGTGCTGAGCGGAACCGAGCAGGCGTTTCTCAACATCACCGACCGGCAGCGGGGCTTTGTCGGCGCCTGGCCCAAGGCGGTGAACGACACCGTCGCCCACATCTCCAAGCTGCTCGATCTCGGCCCCGGAGGCATCTCGGGGCTGCCCACCGGCCTGCACAATCTCGACGCCAAAACCCGCGGGCTGCGTGCGGGCGAGATGATCGTCCTGGCGGCGCGCCCGTCGATGGGCAAAACCTCCCTGGCGATGAATATCGCCGAGTGCGTCGCGCTGGGGCAGGATATCAACGGCCGCCCGCTGGTGGGCGACCATGCGCGGCCCCATCCGGTCGCGGTGTTTAGTCTGGAAATGTCTCAGGATGCGCTGGCGCTCAGGATGCTCTGCGGCCGGGCCGGCGTCTCGTCCTACAAGATCGAGAGCGGCATGGTCAGCGCCAAGAGCGTCGGCGACGAGATCACGCGCGCCGCCTCGAAACTCTCCAAGGCGCCGCTGTATGTGGACGACACTGGCGGGCTTGATGTGATGGAGATGCGCGCGCGGGCCCGGCGGATGAAGAAGAAATACAACATCGAGCTGGTTGTGATCGACTACCTGCAATTGCTCAACTGCCGCGATGTCGCCCGGCAGGGGCGTCAGCAGGAGACTGCGGCCGTCTCGGCCAATCTCAAGGCCATGGCCAAGGAGCTGAAAATCCCGGTGATCGTCCTCTCGCAGCTCAGCCGCGCGCCCGAGCAGCGGAGAGACAAGAATGAACGGCCCAAGCTTTCGGACTTGCGCGATTCGGGTGCCATCGAACAGGATGCCGATGTGGCGCTCCTCCTCCGCCGCCCGTGCCGAAACCCCAACGACGATGAGTACGAGGACAAGCTTCTGGCGATCGTCGACGTCGCCAAGCACCGCAACGGACCCACCGGTGAGGTGCGCCTCAATTTCAACGAAACGTTGACGCGCTTTTACGACCGCGCCCCTGACCACAGCGCTGGCGCCGACGCCGAACCCGACCGTGAAGACTCCGGCCCCTGA
- a CDS encoding aminoacyl-tRNA hydrolase, translated as MMAGAPQSRRCVKVIAGLGNPGREYEQTPHNVGFDVVEALCGRFAAEWHTSRRFQARIAKTAQAGETVLLVQPLTYMNLSGSSVAPILRYHGGTADDLIIVADDADLPLGRLRVKPSGGSGGHRGLASVIEAIGTEAFTRVRLGVGRDGSGGLVSHVLGRFDGASLGQARKTIETAAEAVCCLLAEGVAEAMNRYNGWRAEEAQPAESVKGL; from the coding sequence ATGATGGCTGGCGCGCCCCAGTCCAGGCGATGCGTGAAAGTGATTGCCGGTTTGGGCAACCCCGGTCGGGAATACGAGCAGACGCCGCATAATGTCGGTTTCGACGTTGTGGAGGCGCTGTGCGGGCGGTTCGCGGCGGAGTGGCACACGAGCCGGCGGTTTCAGGCGCGGATCGCCAAGACGGCGCAGGCGGGGGAGACGGTTCTGCTGGTGCAACCGCTGACGTACATGAATCTGAGCGGGTCCAGTGTCGCGCCGATTCTTCGCTACCATGGCGGCACCGCCGACGATCTGATCATCGTCGCGGATGACGCCGATCTGCCGCTCGGTCGGTTGAGGGTGAAGCCCTCGGGCGGGAGCGGCGGCCACCGTGGACTGGCCTCGGTCATCGAGGCGATCGGCACCGAGGCCTTCACGCGCGTCCGGTTGGGCGTGGGGCGTGATGGCAGTGGCGGGCTGGTGAGCCATGTGCTGGGTCGATTCGACGGCGCAAGCCTCGGTCAGGCCCGGAAGACGATCGAGACGGCCGCAGAAGCGGTGTGCTGCCTCCTGGCGGAGGGGGTGGCAGAGGCGATGAACCGGTACAATGGCTGGCGTGCCGAGGAAGCACAGCCGGCAGAGAGTGTTAAAGGATTGTGA
- a CDS encoding Hsp33 family molecular chaperone HslO, translating to MIMPKSSDLLTTGFSPGAKVRLVYAEVTDSSRALEQNHLSGPTAGLALAEALTAVALLGADLNAPDETIVLRMQLSGPLQGLLVEMAADGALRGYTNVKVLDAFDGRDDHVSEDAFGERGDVQIIRSVPGRMISQAAFMISPASPLAAVEGYLARSLQRPSVVQIASLEYGGSVDLARGILVERLPDGDPREFARITALVADGTALEALECGSSAKDWCETVGLADIRLDPPRPLAFRCRCSLERVESLLGALTAGEIAELVRAAHPTQIYCHMCGKGYEVPVSRIEAILKDKPSKSGG from the coding sequence ATGATCATGCCGAAGTCATCTGATTTGCTGACCACAGGATTTTCACCCGGGGCGAAGGTGCGTCTGGTTTATGCCGAGGTGACCGATTCGTCCCGGGCGCTGGAGCAGAACCACCTCTCCGGACCGACGGCGGGCCTGGCTCTGGCGGAGGCGCTGACGGCCGTCGCGCTGCTCGGCGCCGACCTCAACGCCCCGGACGAGACAATCGTGCTGCGGATGCAACTGTCGGGGCCGCTGCAGGGGCTGCTGGTCGAGATGGCCGCCGACGGGGCGCTCCGGGGCTACACCAACGTCAAGGTGCTCGATGCGTTTGACGGGCGCGACGATCACGTTTCCGAGGATGCGTTTGGCGAACGCGGCGACGTGCAGATCATCCGCTCCGTGCCGGGGCGGATGATCAGTCAGGCGGCGTTCATGATCTCGCCCGCATCGCCGCTGGCTGCTGTCGAGGGGTATCTCGCCCGCTCCCTGCAGCGTCCCTCAGTCGTTCAGATCGCCTCGCTGGAGTACGGGGGCTCGGTCGATCTGGCCCGCGGAATCCTGGTCGAGCGCCTGCCTGACGGCGATCCGCGCGAATTCGCCCGGATCACCGCTCTGGTCGCCGACGGAACCGCATTGGAGGCGCTCGAGTGCGGCAGTTCGGCCAAGGACTGGTGCGAGACGGTCGGCCTCGCCGACATCCGACTGGATCCGCCCCGGCCGCTCGCGTTCCGCTGCCGCTGCTCCCTCGAACGGGTCGAATCCCTGCTCGGCGCGCTCACGGCCGGCGAGATTGCCGAACTCGTGCGCGCCGCCCATCCCACCCAGATTTACTGCCACATGTGCGGCAAAGGGTACGAGGTGCCCGTCAGCCGGATCGAGGCGATTCTGAAGGACAAGCCGAGTAAGAGTGGCGGTTAA
- a CDS encoding 50S ribosomal protein L9 → MATEVLLMADVPNLGKAGDVVKVADGYARNYLQPQDLAAPVTQASLRRLDKLRKEREELSRIQKAEASAKAGKLKGLVLTITAKTTDGQRLYGSVTTADLAAQIEAQGVSVDRSQIVLAESIKEIGTYTIDIKLHAEVTATITVSVVEG, encoded by the coding sequence ATGGCTACCGAAGTTTTATTGATGGCGGATGTTCCCAACCTGGGCAAAGCGGGTGACGTGGTGAAGGTCGCGGATGGCTACGCGCGCAATTATCTGCAGCCGCAGGATCTGGCCGCGCCTGTGACCCAGGCCTCGCTGCGCCGCCTGGACAAGCTGCGCAAGGAGCGCGAAGAGCTCTCCCGTATCCAGAAGGCCGAGGCGTCGGCCAAGGCTGGCAAGCTGAAGGGGCTGGTGCTGACGATCACCGCGAAGACCACCGACGGCCAGCGGCTGTACGGCTCGGTGACGACGGCGGACCTCGCCGCCCAGATCGAGGCGCAGGGCGTCAGCGTCGACCGCAGCCAGATCGTCCTGGCCGAGTCGATCAAGGAAATCGGCACGTACACGATCGACATCAAGCTGCATGCCGAGGTCACGGCGACCATCACGGTCAGCGTCGTCGAGGGCTAG
- the rpsR gene encoding 30S ribosomal protein S18: MAFKRNTEKRNDKNDRNDPAGGPRKRARYLDPNTIVDRDDTDFLRRFVTEHGKIIPARITGVTAMQQREIKRGVRRARTMGLLA; encoded by the coding sequence ATGGCCTTCAAGAGAAACACCGAGAAGCGAAACGATAAGAACGACCGGAACGATCCCGCTGGCGGACCCCGCAAACGGGCGCGCTATTTGGATCCCAACACGATTGTCGACCGGGACGATACCGATTTCCTCCGCCGGTTTGTCACCGAGCATGGCAAGATTATCCCCGCGCGCATCACGGGCGTCACGGCGATGCAGCAGCGGGAAATCAAACGCGGCGTGCGCCGCGCCCGCACCATGGGATTGTTGGCGTAA
- the ispE gene encoding 4-(cytidine 5'-diphospho)-2-C-methyl-D-erythritol kinase, whose protein sequence is MGYTPAFMFTREPDLEVRAPAKVNLTLEILGRRPDGYHELRSILMPIGVCDDLAFWRTEDGRVETVVEAEAGVSLAAMGDPEENLATRMARLLQAEFRIGMGVRIRIRKRIPVGGGLGGGSADAAGTLVGLNALWRLGLPHRAMLDLGARLGSDIPALVHGGAVVMEGRGERISPMDLPDGGAKSRFWLVVANPGIVSPTAEIYRLHNGSLTIRPDFFHNTLLSIRAGDVSAASRYLYNGLQPVVFKHFPATQDLAVRLRAAGALGVLVSGSGASVFALVRDREHGDAVRERLGCGFWSVVTTTLPDGVMAAHGPLEP, encoded by the coding sequence ATGGGGTATACCCCCGCGTTCATGTTCACGCGGGAACCAGATTTGGAGGTCCGGGCACCGGCCAAGGTCAATCTGACGCTGGAAATTCTAGGTCGGCGGCCGGATGGATACCACGAATTGCGCAGCATCCTGATGCCGATCGGGGTGTGCGACGATCTGGCCTTTTGGCGGACGGAGGACGGGCGGGTCGAGACGGTCGTGGAGGCCGAGGCGGGGGTGAGCCTGGCGGCGATGGGCGACCCCGAAGAAAATCTGGCGACGCGCATGGCGCGGCTGTTGCAGGCCGAATTCCGCATCGGAATGGGCGTGCGAATCCGGATCCGCAAGCGGATTCCGGTCGGCGGGGGGCTGGGCGGGGGGAGCGCCGATGCGGCCGGCACGCTGGTCGGGCTCAATGCGCTGTGGCGGCTCGGCCTGCCGCACCGGGCGATGCTCGATCTGGGGGCTCGTCTGGGCAGCGACATCCCGGCGCTGGTGCATGGCGGCGCCGTGGTCATGGAGGGTCGCGGCGAGCGGATCAGTCCGATGGATCTCCCCGACGGGGGTGCGAAATCCCGCTTCTGGCTGGTCGTGGCGAACCCCGGAATCGTCTCGCCGACGGCTGAGATTTACCGTCTTCATAATGGGAGCTTGACGATTCGACCCGATTTCTTCCATAATACCCTTCTTTCGATCCGGGCTGGTGACGTGAGTGCGGCTTCCCGGTATTTGTACAACGGTTTGCAGCCCGTGGTGTTCAAGCACTTCCCGGCAACGCAGGACTTGGCCGTGAGGCTGCGTGCGGCGGGTGCGTTGGGTGTGCTCGTGTCAGGTAGTGGCGCGTCGGTATTCGCGCTGGTGCGTGATCGGGAGCACGGCGACGCGGTGCGTGAGCGCCTTGGTTGTGGATTTTGGAGCGTAGTGACGACAACACTGCCCGATGGTGTAATGGCAGCACATGGGCCTTTGGAGCCTTGA
- a CDS encoding 30S ribosomal protein S6 produces MNKYDGLYIFAGLAKDANLDTLVGQVQGEVTRLHGAILKTEVLGRRTFSRPMHKQENGTYVRIRFELAPEHVQALIARYHLMEEVFRVQILAVDERREAVLIEQAAKFRAREAARQAAADEAAAAAGQASMAAREA; encoded by the coding sequence ATGAATAAGTACGACGGGCTTTACATCTTCGCCGGCTTGGCGAAGGACGCGAATCTGGATACGTTGGTTGGCCAGGTGCAGGGGGAGGTCACCCGGTTGCACGGCGCCATCCTCAAGACCGAGGTGCTGGGCAGGCGGACGTTCTCGCGTCCCATGCACAAGCAGGAGAACGGCACGTATGTGCGCATCCGCTTCGAGCTGGCGCCCGAGCACGTTCAGGCCCTGATCGCGCGCTATCACCTGATGGAAGAGGTGTTTCGCGTGCAGATTCTGGCCGTGGATGAGCGTCGCGAGGCGGTGCTTATCGAGCAGGCCGCGAAGTTCCGGGCGCGCGAGGCCGCCCGTCAGGCCGCCGCCGATGAGGCCGCCGCCGCCGCCGGACAGGCGTCCATGGCTGCGCGCGAAGCGTAA
- the ssb gene encoding single-stranded DNA-binding protein codes for MASFNKVILMGNLTRDPEMKQAPSGNAVADFRLAVSDRYRDKQTGETKEVTCYVDVVAWARQAEICQQYLAKGRPVLVEGRLQYDEWKTKEGENRSKLRVRADSIRLLSQPGTREAAGASAGNPPAAAAATPAAARAKLADDVPPESAGDTDDLPF; via the coding sequence ATGGCATCGTTCAATAAAGTCATTCTGATGGGGAACCTGACGCGCGACCCTGAGATGAAGCAGGCGCCGTCGGGCAACGCCGTGGCCGATTTTCGCCTCGCGGTCTCGGATCGCTACCGCGACAAGCAGACGGGCGAGACCAAGGAAGTGACCTGTTATGTGGACGTGGTCGCCTGGGCCCGCCAGGCCGAGATCTGCCAGCAATACCTGGCGAAGGGCCGTCCCGTCCTGGTGGAGGGGCGGCTGCAATATGACGAATGGAAGACCAAGGAGGGGGAGAACCGCAGCAAACTGCGGGTCCGGGCGGACAGCATCCGCCTCCTCTCTCAGCCCGGCACCCGTGAGGCTGCAGGTGCCTCAGCAGGCAATCCGCCGGCCGCCGCCGCTGCCACCCCTGCCGCCGCCCGCGCGAAACTCGCGGACGATGTGCCCCCGGAATCGGCGGGCGACACCGACGACCTCCCCTTTTAA
- a CDS encoding 50S ribosomal protein L25, whose translation MTMAKEIRMKAAVRPELGTTAARRLRRTGVLPAAVKRLSGASESVGLDAHAFENTMRHHSGDTLLVTLDLGGTEVPTLLREVQHDVISGLAIHADFGEISLTKKLRVSILLKLVGEADGVKNGGGILEQTLRHVEIECLPADLVESVDVDVSALKLGQALTVGALTLGPAFTMLTHANISVATVVAPVAEEVAAAVEGAEEAGAEPTVIAKGKKEEADAAAGADKKAPEKKG comes from the coding sequence ATGACTATGGCGAAAGAAATCAGAATGAAGGCGGCTGTGAGGCCGGAATTGGGTACCACCGCGGCGCGCCGGTTGCGCCGCACCGGGGTCTTGCCGGCGGCCGTCAAACGCCTCTCGGGCGCTTCGGAGTCCGTCGGGCTGGACGCGCACGCGTTTGAGAACACGATGCGCCATCACTCCGGCGACACGCTGCTGGTCACGCTGGACCTGGGCGGCACGGAGGTGCCGACGCTGTTGCGCGAGGTGCAGCACGATGTCATCAGCGGGCTGGCGATCCACGCCGATTTTGGCGAGATCTCGCTGACGAAGAAGCTCCGGGTGTCGATCCTGCTCAAGCTGGTCGGCGAGGCCGATGGCGTGAAGAATGGCGGCGGTATTCTGGAGCAGACGCTGCGGCATGTGGAAATCGAGTGCCTGCCGGCCGATCTCGTCGAATCCGTCGATGTTGACGTGTCGGCGCTGAAGCTGGGTCAGGCGCTGACGGTCGGCGCGCTCACGCTCGGCCCGGCATTCACGATGCTGACGCACGCCAATATTTCGGTGGCCACGGTGGTCGCGCCGGTGGCCGAAGAGGTGGCGGCGGCGGTCGAGGGTGCTGAAGAGGCGGGCGCCGAGCCGACGGTCATCGCCAAGGGTAAGAAGGAGGAAGCCGATGCGGCGGCCGGAGCCGACAAGAAGGCTCCGGAGAAGAAGGGATGA
- a CDS encoding ATP-binding protein, translating to MIAQFKIKNFRSILDMTLDFRFTEGKAPNGYKNWDTLPFLDVGASDNRLVPCLAIFGANASGKTNIVKAMHTLRRAVTGKDTPATEYFEPNKLHDEQDTTLFELTAILGGDVFVYRLEYNGVEIRQESLTKNDAPLYGINGQKGVFSSAIRAEGYPQERLQSILDVECSDGKGHQTTCFLKRVAQNYAGLNADLKRMFDAIDTGFVVLADNDIPLPKALDLLSPFHDGDRTAALAEIVAIVRMLDIDIRSISVSQSVFAQTDENLALPKGCLVRMLPAEKQVEVVDIRSVHNNLRGVPVEFSFVAEESEGTQRVASLVGVMLACLKGGKALFVDELENSLHPLLVKELIRMFKDKRYNQEGAQLVFTTHNTDILDNSILRLGEVAIVRKTPPAGTLVRRLVDFKEEGLDVRNVTNFRKQYLDGFYSGIPHPAI from the coding sequence CGACATGACCCTCGATTTCCGCTTCACCGAAGGCAAGGCGCCCAATGGCTACAAAAACTGGGACACCCTGCCGTTTCTGGATGTCGGTGCTTCCGATAACCGTTTGGTGCCTTGCTTGGCCATCTTCGGCGCCAATGCCTCCGGCAAGACCAACATCGTTAAAGCCATGCACACGTTGCGGCGTGCCGTGACAGGCAAGGACACCCCCGCCACAGAGTACTTCGAGCCCAACAAGCTCCATGATGAGCAGGACACCACGTTGTTCGAGCTGACCGCCATCCTCGGTGGCGACGTGTTCGTCTACCGGCTCGAATACAACGGTGTGGAAATTCGACAGGAGTCCTTGACGAAGAACGACGCCCCGCTCTATGGCATCAACGGCCAGAAAGGGGTCTTCTCGTCCGCCATCCGCGCGGAAGGCTATCCGCAGGAACGCCTGCAATCCATTCTGGACGTCGAATGTTCCGACGGCAAGGGCCATCAGACAACCTGCTTCCTGAAGCGGGTCGCTCAGAATTATGCCGGCCTGAACGCCGATCTGAAACGCATGTTCGACGCCATTGACACCGGCTTCGTCGTCCTCGCCGACAACGATATACCGCTGCCTAAGGCGTTGGATCTGCTGAGCCCCTTCCATGACGGAGACCGCACAGCCGCCCTGGCTGAGATCGTCGCGATTGTCCGCATGCTGGACATCGACATCCGTTCGATTTCCGTCAGTCAGAGCGTGTTTGCACAAACGGATGAGAACCTCGCCCTGCCAAAAGGGTGCCTCGTCCGGATGCTGCCTGCCGAGAAACAGGTGGAGGTGGTGGATATCCGCAGCGTCCACAACAACCTGCGCGGGGTGCCCGTCGAGTTCAGCTTCGTGGCCGAAGAGTCGGAGGGGACGCAACGTGTTGCGAGCTTGGTCGGCGTGATGCTCGCCTGTCTCAAGGGCGGAAAAGCGTTGTTTGTCGATGAACTCGAAAACTCGCTGCATCCATTACTGGTCAAGGAACTGATCCGCATGTTCAAGGACAAGCGCTACAATCAAGAAGGAGCTCAACTCGTTTTCACCACACACAACACGGACATTCTCGACAATTCCATTCTCCGCCTGGGCGAGGTGGCCATTGTCCGCAAGACGCCCCCGGCCGGCACGCTCGTCCGGCGCTTGGTTGACTTTAAGGAGGAAGGCCTGGACGTGCGCAACGTGACCAACTTCCGCAAACAGTATCTGGATGGCTTCTATTCGGGCATCCCACACCCCGCCATCTGA